From Triticum aestivum cultivar Chinese Spring chromosome 4A, IWGSC CS RefSeq v2.1, whole genome shotgun sequence, a single genomic window includes:
- the LOC123087801 gene encoding BTB/POZ domain-containing protein At2g46260 isoform X1 yields MMVGRPVLREKTIHINSAILASRSPFFLKLFSNGMKESDQTHPTIKSFLSKGLLASRSPFFLKLFSNGMKESDQTHPIIRIADSEENAFMELLRYMYSGKLTTTEPSLLLDILMAADKFEVLSCVGHCSQLLTSLPMTTESALLYLDHPCSTSLLAEVEGVICAAKEFLANKYNDFAKFQHELMNFPLAGIEAILSSTDLQVIREDCIYAFMLTWARERYPELEERREILSSRLLPLVRFSHMTCTKLQEILACSDDDIDHEKVTKRIAEVLLQKAYPKQMEGALAADATTCWQFTEREYKYKPVKLVTFDRPCPQVIAYLDLTREDCSRLFPSGHACSHDFRLAGWKGSIYLSPVCTMNEQSKLSTFGLQLIGFGSTDLTVDIEFAARTRSSGKFVSKYSCKHTFTSAWLKKCDDLFGVPWSAFIADDNLFIDGVLHLRADLAAVQQTEFHA; encoded by the exons ATGATGGTGGGTAGACCAGTTTTACGAGAAAAGACCATTCATATCAATTCAGCAATTCTTGCTTCAAGAAGTCCTTTCTTTCTGAAG CTTTTCTCAAATGGCATGAAAGAATCTGATCAGACGCACCCAACAATTAAGTCCTTTCTTTCTAAAGGACTTCTTGCTTCAAGAAGTCCTTTCTTTCTAAAG CTTTTCTCAAATGGCATGAAAGAATCTGATCAGACGCACCCAATAATTAGGATTGCTGATTCAG AGGAAAATGCCTTTATGGAGCTTTTAAGATATATGTACAGTGGAAAGTTGACAACAACGGAGCCCAGTCTATTGCTCGACATCTTGATGGCTGCAGACAAATTTGAGGTTCTCTCTTGCGTGGGGCATTGCAGTCAGCTGCTCACAAGCTTGCCTATGACCACAGAATCTGCACTGCTTTACCTAGACCACCCTTGCTCGACTTCATTATTGGCTGAGGTCGAGGGTGTGATCTGCGCAGCCAAGGAATTCCTTGCCAACAAATACAATGATTTTGCTAA GTTCCAGCATGAACTGATGAACTTCCCTCTTGCTGGGATTGAAGCCATCTTGTCAAGTACTGACCTACAAGTAATACGGGAAGATTGCATATATGCCTTTATGCTCACATGGGCCCGTGAACGATACCCAGAATTGGAGGAAAGACGCGAGATCTTGAGTTCTCGTTTACTGCCACTGGTACGCTTCAGTCATATGACATGTACAAAACTTCAGGAGATCCTAGCATGCAGCGATGATGATATAGACCATGAGAAAGTAACTAAACGTATTGCCGAGGTACTTCTACAAAAAGCTTACCCAAAACAGATGGAAGGTGCTCTTGCAGCAGACGCAACAACCTGTTGGCAATTTACTGAGCGAGAGTACAAGTACAAACCTGTGAAATTGGTTACTTTTGATCGACCCTGCCCACAGGTTATCGCTTACCTGGATCTAACACGCGAGGACTGCTCCCGACTCTTCCCTTCTGGACATGCATGTTCACATGACTTCCGGCTTGCAGGGTGGAAGGGGAGCATTTATCTCAGCCCAGTCTGTACAATGAATGAGCAGAGTAAGTTGTCCACCTTTGGTCTCCAGTTAATTGGATTCGGTTCCACAGATTTGACAGTGGATATTGAGTTTGCTGCAAGGACAAGATCGTCCGGAAAATTTGTGAGCAAGTACAGTTGTAAGCACACCTTCACCAGTGCTTGGTTGAAAAAATGTGATGATCTTTTTGGCGTTCCATGGTCGGCGTTCATTGCCGATGACAACCTCTTCATCGACGGTGTGCTGCATCTGAGAGCTGATTTGGCGGCGGTCCAGCAGACGGAGTTTCACGCTTGA
- the LOC123087801 gene encoding BTB/POZ domain-containing protein At2g46260 isoform X2, with amino-acid sequence MWSFALQTRVPVILHFLLPRVLFGKSGTADLAFPKKLRRLGYARRRRPAFRPSLPHVAEGMGAVEDSATAAGAAAEMELDYSQGGVLPSFDFAFDSVNFSDRNLRIEIVAGDHVLGSGGHVGGGSTTDQARRGKEKVLREKTIHINSAILASRSPFFLKLFSNGMKESDQTHPIIRIADSEENAFMELLRYMYSGKLTTTEPSLLLDILMAADKFEVLSCVGHCSQLLTSLPMTTESALLYLDHPCSTSLLAEVEGVICAAKEFLANKYNDFAKFQHELMNFPLAGIEAILSSTDLQVIREDCIYAFMLTWARERYPELEERREILSSRLLPLVRFSHMTCTKLQEILACSDDDIDHEKVTKRIAEVLLQKAYPKQMEGALAADATTCWQFTEREYKYKPVKLVTFDRPCPQVIAYLDLTREDCSRLFPSGHACSHDFRLAGWKGSIYLSPVCTMNEQSKLSTFGLQLIGFGSTDLTVDIEFAARTRSSGKFVSKYSCKHTFTSAWLKKCDDLFGVPWSAFIADDNLFIDGVLHLRADLAAVQQTEFHA; translated from the exons ATGTGGTCTTTTGCATTACAAACCCGCGTGCCCGTAATTTTGCACTTCCTACTTCCGAGGGTCCTATTTGGAAAGTCTGGTACCGCTGACCTCGCCTTCCCGAAGAAGCTTCGGCGGCTAGGttacgcccgccgccgccgccccgcgtttCGTCCCTCTCTCCCACACGTGGCGGAGGGCATGGGCGCCGTTGAAGAttcagcgacggcggcgggggcggcagcgGAGATGGAGCTGGACTACTCGCAAGGCGGCGTGCTGCCCAGCTTTGACTTCGCGTTTGATTCGGTCAACTTCTCCGACCGGAATCTGCGTATAGAGATCGTCGCCGGTGACCACGTGCTGGGTTCCGGTGGACACGTCGGCGGAGGATCCACTACCGACCAGGCGCGCCGCGGCAAGGAGAAAG TTTTACGAGAAAAGACCATTCATATCAATTCAGCAATTCTTGCTTCAAGAAGTCCTTTCTTTCTGAAG CTTTTCTCAAATGGCATGAAAGAATCTGATCAGACGCACCCAATAATTAGGATTGCTGATTCAG AGGAAAATGCCTTTATGGAGCTTTTAAGATATATGTACAGTGGAAAGTTGACAACAACGGAGCCCAGTCTATTGCTCGACATCTTGATGGCTGCAGACAAATTTGAGGTTCTCTCTTGCGTGGGGCATTGCAGTCAGCTGCTCACAAGCTTGCCTATGACCACAGAATCTGCACTGCTTTACCTAGACCACCCTTGCTCGACTTCATTATTGGCTGAGGTCGAGGGTGTGATCTGCGCAGCCAAGGAATTCCTTGCCAACAAATACAATGATTTTGCTAA GTTCCAGCATGAACTGATGAACTTCCCTCTTGCTGGGATTGAAGCCATCTTGTCAAGTACTGACCTACAAGTAATACGGGAAGATTGCATATATGCCTTTATGCTCACATGGGCCCGTGAACGATACCCAGAATTGGAGGAAAGACGCGAGATCTTGAGTTCTCGTTTACTGCCACTGGTACGCTTCAGTCATATGACATGTACAAAACTTCAGGAGATCCTAGCATGCAGCGATGATGATATAGACCATGAGAAAGTAACTAAACGTATTGCCGAGGTACTTCTACAAAAAGCTTACCCAAAACAGATGGAAGGTGCTCTTGCAGCAGACGCAACAACCTGTTGGCAATTTACTGAGCGAGAGTACAAGTACAAACCTGTGAAATTGGTTACTTTTGATCGACCCTGCCCACAGGTTATCGCTTACCTGGATCTAACACGCGAGGACTGCTCCCGACTCTTCCCTTCTGGACATGCATGTTCACATGACTTCCGGCTTGCAGGGTGGAAGGGGAGCATTTATCTCAGCCCAGTCTGTACAATGAATGAGCAGAGTAAGTTGTCCACCTTTGGTCTCCAGTTAATTGGATTCGGTTCCACAGATTTGACAGTGGATATTGAGTTTGCTGCAAGGACAAGATCGTCCGGAAAATTTGTGAGCAAGTACAGTTGTAAGCACACCTTCACCAGTGCTTGGTTGAAAAAATGTGATGATCTTTTTGGCGTTCCATGGTCGGCGTTCATTGCCGATGACAACCTCTTCATCGACGGTGTGCTGCATCTGAGAGCTGATTTGGCGGCGGTCCAGCAGACGGAGTTTCACGCTTGA